aagttggaGCTACCAATCACACCATGTCCACAACCATACTCGTTCGGTTAGGGTCAAGAAGAGCTCACTGTCATGCAGCAAACCAAGGTACCATTTTTGTTGGAAAATTATTTTTGCGAGGTTTTGTGCGACGTGATTCCAGCACCGATGATTTCATTTAAAGACATTATAACCTAGCACTATTCCAGTCCTCTCAGACCATCAGCCTTTTTGGCCGTTGGATCCTTTGTTGACAATTTCGGTTGTCCAATTAGCGTTTCAACTTTTTCTCGCTGTCAGATCTTCGTTTCAGCGCCGATGTACCGCGACCTGGGCCACCTGTCCTAATGGGCCGCTAATCTGGGGACTTTTTTGAAGGCCTGTCATTGATCCACCCGGTCGCTAACCCTCCTGAAGAAAAAAATTGATCAGCGGACAGAAACTGCTTGGTCGTTGCAAGAGAAAGGAGAAGGGGGATCCACCAGAAAATCCTATTTGCCGCTCACTGCgtcaaactgccggcgcttcgcacaGGCGAGCGACCGAGCAGCGACGCAACGGGTCGGCCCGTTTAACCGTTCCAACGcccccggttttgggaaccttctagaggttcCCAGCTGGTTTTTTCTGGTTATAggaaacttctagaaggttccttgaATCGGTTTATTCTTTATTctgtattttcttttttcttttcttttctctcattttcctttttcttttttttcatttgtttcttttttgttttttattaatttaaaatttgtgcacaattcaaaacaaaatcaCGGTTTCAAAGTTTCGGCATAATTCAAAAGCTGTTCacggtttcaaaatttgttcagaattcgaaaaatattcacaattttgttcacgaatttgaaatttgttgatgttttaaaatttgttcacaatttgaaAAATGCTCGCAGTTTCATAATTCGTTCACAGATTCAAAAATGTTCACGGTTTTATAATTTTATTCACGAATTTGAAATTTATTCatgtttcaaaatatgttcacaattcaaaaaatattcacaattttacaattttttcatgaatttgaaatttgttcatgtttcaaaatttgttcacaattcaatAAATGTTCgtggtttcaaaatttgttcacaatttgaaAAATGTGTGGTTTCAAAATTTATTCACATTCCAAACAATGTCCGCGGTTTAAAATTTAGAGATTTGTTCGTGCTTTTAAAAATATCAAATTTTGAAAAAGTGGtcgtgatttcaaaaaatgttcgcatgttttcaaaaattctTCGGGTATCTGAAAAAATATTCTTGTTGTACAATAATTGTTCAGAGTGGTTTTGTTCAAATTTctgaaaacttttcaaaaaatgttcgggattcAAGAATTGTTCCCATTCTCAAAAACTGTTCAcaaatttcagaaaaatgttcatgtttccaaaacaattttcatattttaaaaaaatgttcgtctattcaaaaaattaaaattttgttttcttttttgaaaaatgttcgggATATCAAAAATTGTTCACGTTTTAAATTTCTTTTCGTGTTATGTTTTTTCCATTTTCCTAAAAAAATGTTTGCTGTTTCTAAAATTTTTcatgttttgaaaaaatgttcgcaaTTGTCAAAAAGTGTTCGCCGTTTGTAAATAATGTTGAGGACTTCTAAAATTGTTCACGGTtgctttatttttttgaaaaatttcaaaaattATAAAATTTGGTCAAGTTGAAAATAAATATTTTCCTTTGCAAAATAGGAATTtcaaaattgttcataatttcCAAGAGAATggtaaaaaaaatcaataaatgttcCAAATCTGCTTCCACCGTCTTTTTTTAGGATCAAATGCCTCCATTGACTGTTCTTAAACGTATGTTCTAAGAAGTTGTTAACTCCCGGCGTGAGCTCTAGTGGCTAGCTGCATGCGGGTAAAAGTGCCAGTTCGTGTGTTCGAATCCCACAGGCACCTTTTTTTGTCGTGGTTTTTGCGTCATGCTATAATGCGTTCAACTTCGGTtgtactgggccggcccattcgtcGATCCCCCTGTGCGGCGCGCGCTCCATTTGCCGCAATATGCGGCGTATAGGAGGTCCTGGATCCACCGGTGCGCGGGAAAGGAGAAGGGGATCCGCCGCTGCGCGAGAGGTGAGAGGCCGATGCAGGGATGGATCGATCGGTCATGGCACCCTATCTGTTTGGTGACGGGTGATGTTGCCGGCGCCCCATCTCTCTTTCTCCCACCATAGCTCGCTCACCTCAACCCTCTCTCTTGCAGGTCAGCGGCGAGCCGATGACTCTAGGTCATGTCGCCATCATCACATGTAAGCCCCATCTCCGCACGCACACATATCTCTTTCTCTCGCAAGCCGCACACACGTTCTTCCCCCTCCCCCCTGCTTGATTCAACTCATCTGCTACATGATTACATCACATTGCAGGAGAGGTCTTCCATGTGGTGATCTGTCCATGTGTGTTTGCTATGGAACTGGTCAGTGGTTGAGCCCTAGATTTGAGCTCCTCATGGTAATACCAATCCTTAAAGACATCTTCTAATAAATTCTGTGTAGCCAATCCAACGCATTTCCGTGCAGCCACACTATTTTGCTATGGTTACATACAGCTCACAGTGGTTGGGTTGTATATTTTTAATGTTTAGTACTGCACCATAAGATTATTTAGTCATACTCATACAAAACCATGTTCTTTTTTTGTGTGGGAAGTACAAAACCATGTTCTCATTTGCTTGTTGAATGGAGCTTGTTATTCTCTTATTTATACAACCAATTCATAGCCATTCATAGCCATACATCCCCATGTTCTCATAGACATGAACTGGTCAGTGGTTTTGGACCGTTGTAGCCCGAGTGATTTTCTCAACTGCAGATGTAGAAGAATAGGTACAAAAAGAGGTATGATTTTCTCTCCAGTTGAGAACATGAGGGGTAGAGAGAGGAAAACACCATCGATATAATTGGAGAAAGCAGACCGATTTCATTGTGCCGCTTTATCGCCGGCAATTTGTGTGTCAGAATATGTTTTTAGAGCCAAGATGATTAAGAAAAATGGAGCAACCAAATGAAAAATGCATGTTGTGCAGAACAAAATGACAACTTCCTGCCATAATGTGAAGAACCGTTTGTCAACAGTATGCCATAATCAATTTACCTCTCGACACTGAAAAATACAAATGGCGCACTATAAGTCTTGTCCAAAGATTCGTGTTGGGCAGGAGAAGAAGTTAATATTTGTGATATACATAAAGTTGATCCTTATGTAGAACCAATACAAAAGAATCTAGATTGATTATCTTACATGTTATCTCAACAGTATGCCATAATCAATTTACCTCTCGACACTGAAAAATACAAATGGCGCACTGTAAGTCTTGTCCAAAGATTCGTGTTGGGCAGGAGAAGAAGTTAATATTTGTGATATATATAAAGTTGATCCTTATGTAGAACAAATACAAAAGAATCTAGATTGATTATCTTACATGTTATATATGTTTAGTTGCAGTGAAGAATCATGGAACGCCTGAGTTGAAAAATAATGTCATAAAATTTGACAAGGTAACATGCGATCTTATTTAGTTTGTGGGGTGAATTGGCAAAGTAAGTTTCTTAAGCTTTACATCAATTCTCCCAAAATACTACATGGATTGCTTCTCCACTAGGCTATGCGCCATCTTTAATTTAGTTTGTGGGGTGAATTGACAAAGTATGTTCCTTAAGCTTTACATCAGTTCTCCGAAAATACTACATGGATTGCTTCGTCATTAGGATGTGCATCATCTTTAATCTACCGTATTTTCCCTTACCATTACCTTCTCCATCGGTTCAGTCTGACTCGTCCAAATCTGTTTTTCTTTTGCTATAGGTTATGGTATATCGGTTTGGGGATTATTGGAGGCTAGATCTAGATTATTTTTCCAGAAGTGGAATTCATGAGCTGACTATTTAAAATGGCTGCTGATCGGGTAGTTAACATGCATTAGGGAAAATGGAGGACTGTCTAAATGAAGATGAGTTCCTTGTCCAGTGTATTGTAGTCTCTAGGAGAGTGGCAAGGAAGATACATCCCTTAAGCTATTATGCTCTTTGCAGTGCTATAAAAGCAGTTCGAAATCAGTTGAACCAAATCAAAACGCATTAGACAAAACAACAGAGAATGGATATGATATGCATGGTTCTTGAATCATGGTAAGTGGCATATGTTCCCTATACATTGATGTCAGTTTTAAATCAACCGGAGTGGCATACCCAATAATATAGTGTCCAAGCCTTCTTTAATTCCTTCTTTTGTCAATCTGTGCCCTAATCGTGTCATATATTCAAAAGATTTCTTAGACATAGTAGTAGTTTTCTGTTCTAAATTATGTATTATATACCATTACTTGGTCCTTGCTGATGTACAACAGGATTTAGTCCTTGTATGCAATTGTTGGCAGTTTTGCATCTTTACTCTCATAATGTAAAAATATAAGACTAGAAAAAACTAATCATTTTGTGTAAGTGGACCCCTTTATGTTTATAGAACTAATAAAAATTATCTGCAATATGTGAGTAAGTTTATATAGATCTAATTATATGTTTTGTGTGTCGACATATTTACGTCTATTCCGGTCATTCTATTGTCAAAATGGAAGGACGCAGCAACGCGCGCCAACGATGATCTAGTGTCACTTGTTATTGGTCGAGCCATGGTACAAAGAGCATGGTGTTGCTTATGCAAAACACACAGATATACCGTCAAGAGGGGTAAGAGGTGCAGCCTCGTGCCAATGAATGACGATCATTTTATTTCTTGGAGGAAAGAACATCTTCAAAAGATAAAAGAGCAGaatgaaaaagaaaataataaGATCAAAGTTGCTGAAATTTCTGTGGTTGTCATTCAATCGAGTGAGGAAAACATGCCGAAGAGGTCAACTCAAATCCGAGGACGGttttgatgggggggggggggatgatatGACCAAAACTAAATTTATTTGTATCGACGACCACCACGATGTAGAAGACGCTGGTCTAGGTCAAGTTATGGCAGCTTCACTTGATAACATGATGCATCCTAATCAGGAAAATATTAAGGTTGAACCAGAGTCAACAGTTGGTGTTGTGCCAAAATATGGACGCACGCTATGGAAGGGAAAAACTCCATCACATGCACGTTTGAAGGTTTGCAACAACTTGATTGTCTGTTTATGTTGTCACATCCAGAACAAGACCCAGCTGTACGAAAAAAGTCTAAAACAAACCTTCAACTTGTAGACGAAAGCTAAATTGAACCGTGAACTTGCAATCCCGGAAATCAGCACACCGAACTTTCTAAATccagtctattttaaaccttgatgGTATGTAGTTGGTATTCGCTGACGTGGCAAGGATTGCTGGCTGGACATTACGACGAATTGGACTGGCCCATTAACACAGACGCTCgctctgttttttttattttctttgtttttcattTACATAATGATAATAACTTCTTTTAAATTTTCGTAACGAAAATATACATTTTTTTACAAACCCACTTGTCTTCTACGAGGCAACGGCAACTCATCAAGTAAAGAACGGCTGCGGTAATTTTCGTTGGTGTCGAAACGTTAGACCCCAAGATTATAAGGAGGGAGTAGTAGGAGCGACAAAAATTGCAAGCGGCCACAAAAAATGAGCTCAACAATATTTGAACTCAGGACGTCGCACTCGCAGAGGCCACACATAGCCAATCACCCTGAAGGCTATTAATGATTATGTTTAGCGCGCACTATAATATAAGAACAGAAATGAGCGTTCATACATGAAAACCTTTTTGAAAAAAATTCGAAAAATTTCTTAGAAAAACTGTAAAGAAATTTGAAATACCGAATATATATTTTTAACGCAAATAATTTACGAAAATccaaaacattttttttgaaaaatgtgacACAGTAACATTTTGCCAATATGCACATTTTAAAATCTGTTCCCATTTCTTCCAAAAATGTTTATGTCTTAATAGTGTTAACTCAAAATTGATTGTGTTTTCCAAAAATGTTCGTTTTTAAAAAGTATTCAGTATTTTAAAAAGTTATCGCACTTAAAAAAAATCAGAGATTTAAAAATTGTTCGTGCCTGCACGTTTCTAATATTGTTTTGCCCTTAAAGAATCTGTCAAATCTCGACGCTGTTGTGCGTGGATAAATTATTCTGGTCTCTCAGTATAGCAACATCAGCTAAAGCTTCTGAGGGCTAGCTGCATCAGTTTAGCAGAGGCAGATCGCAAGTTTGATTTTTCAGAGATTTTTTACTTCGCGTGTTCGCTTGGCGTCTCTTGGCCGGCCTAATCGCTACTGCCGTCAACCATCCCTTTCGGTATTTTCATTTAGCCTGTTATGAAAAAATTCGTTTCTCGGCCGGCCCAGTTGTGACTACAGTCAACAATCCCGGGATTCGACGTGCCATGTCGACAATCCCTGTTTAAAAACGCTCTCAAGGTTTAAATTAGACTGGGATCAGAGAGTTTAGTATGCTGATTTTCGGGATTGCAAGTTTAAGATTTGATTTATTTTCGTCTACAAGTTAaaggtttattttggacttttttCCCGCTATACGTGTGAATCCTAATCAGCTACTGCTTCTCCCGATCAAGACCGCGAGAGCAAGCGTACGCCGGCACGTTCGATCGGTGGAAATTGCTTTCCTTGAGAGACATTGGATGGGGGCCACTGAATAAATTGTATTTAATAATTTTGGTATTTAATCTGTAATGAATACATGCTAAAATAAAGAACATAATCAGGTTCGCTTTTTAGTTATTGGGTCGATagttagactagtcacaatggtagtaacttagactagtaacatgcatatgttagtagtctatgttactatctttatagtggggagtaacatatgtatgatgccatgcaacacttcatttattaggttgtagactcatcttatctTGGTATGTGTGATATTACAGTAACTAGTTATGTTACCACATGtctctctttcctcattaattactcgCTACATTATATGTTTTGCCTAGAGATGTGTGAtattaccacctatgttactcccactgtagGTAGTCTTAGAAACATAGAGAATATTTTATACGGTCAACTTATTAGGCAAGTTAAAGTTGAATAGCTATTCTACTATATATATAGTCTTTTTTTGACGAGACTATATATAGTCCTGATACGGTCATTATAAGAGGAGgtgatattttaatatgaaatagaGACGTGTTTTCGAGGGTAGACATCCGTATTAAGTTTTTGAGATAGCTTTAGAAACCTTTTTTGTTTGGCGTGTGAGGTACCGTCATCCAGATTGTTTCTCCCGTGCCGAGCctcaaggttcaaaccctctactccATGTACATCACGTACGTGTGCGAGAGGCTACTGCtgctgaaggtggagtgtcgtgaaagattgGGCCATCCAACCACTCGCCATCTAGTCGGGTCCTATTAGATTTATTCTACCTTGTCTTGTATTTTAAGAAGATTCATGTACTCTTTCTCTCTTTCATCACTCAGGGTGTAGAATAAGTTAAAGAGAGAAATATTTACGCCCACGAGGCTCAGCAATATAACAACATTCTAACGATCTCCTCTCTAATCATCTTACAATAATTTATAAGAAAGAAATGCGAAGAAAGAGAAAGAGATAGTAATGGGTCCCACCATGTAAAACTGTCCCAGATGAATGAACTATTATTGGGAGCCGCTACGCGCCACCGGCGGATGCATTAGAACCATCCGCCGCATGGAGCTTCGTTGGATCAGCGCTCTGACAGCCATCAGATCTAACCACCACGCCCGTGACCACCTCCTTACTTCCTGGAACAACTGCTCAGTTTCGGAAACAAATTCCCCTGTCCGCCGTCCTGACATAGCTGCGCCCAGCGCGACGCCAGCCCCCACCACCGCAAAATCGCTGCCGCCGGCACCGGGGGACTAGTCCTTGTCGTGATCGCTGGAGTTGTTGCTCCTCCTCCGTCTCAGCCCCGCGAGCAGCTGCTAGCTCCAACCGAGCATAACGGCGACGACCTCTCACACCCTGCGCTTCTTCGACGTATTCTGCAACCAGAGCTATGTTTTTGAAACATGCCTCATGTTGCAATGTCTCACCACTCACTCTCTAACATCGGGCGCTCCTGCGGTGCTGCAACTTGGGCTATAGTTCTGTAACAAGACCCTTGTTGCAGAAAAAACCTTCACAACCGAAACATTTCTTTTCTTTCTGAAACAAAAGATATGTTGCAGAAATCTTTTGAAACAAGACTCCAGTTGTAGAAAAAAAACCTTCATCACCGaatcgttttttctttctttctgaaacTAGTCCTATGTTGCAGAAATCTACCGAAACAGGATCCTTATTGCAAGAAAAAGACTGGCGCGCGGGACTGACTTGTGGCCAGCGTGTCCACTTGATCAGGATTGATCTGACGGCTACGCAAGCGGCGGACGCTCGCGTGTGCATCAGTCGGATGAAGGTAAGCTTTTCCCGTTATTATTTTGTATTAATTGCCATACATATCAAAATTATGAAGGATAAGGGAGCAGAAATATTgtgttttaaaataaataaaggaaaaatgtTGCAACATGTGGACCCCACACTGGCACACGGCAATAGGATGGCCCCACCTGTTAGCGTCTTTTGTTCTTGAGAGACCCACTCGTCGGTGTTGCTGGTAGAAGCACTATGGGTTCCCAAGGAAGCGAAGAGAAAGCCACCGGACAAGAGCAAGAAGGGTTGGAAGGCGGCGGCAGGATAGAGGAGAGGAGTCAGAAGATGGCTCCGGTGAAGAAGCCCAAAAAGGCCAAGCGGAAGATCAGTGACTCCGGCGAGACCAAGATCGATGACTCCAGCGAGGCGAAGACCAAGGACGCCAGCAAGGTCAAGAGAACCAAGTCCGGCGGCCCGTTGGCGTTGCTTCCGGCGGACCTTCGTGGCCCCGATACGGAATGGTGGTATGTCTTCCTCAGCAAGCACGCGGAACTCCACAAGGAAGCCGAATCAGGTACCGCACCTCCCAAACCCTCGCGCTTTCATCTCCTCCAACCCTGACagttctgccccccccccccccccccccctctcgctCCATTCGGCAGCCAATCTTGTTTGGTGTGTTTGTGTACGTATTTTGCCAAGATTTTGGGGTGGGCGGCCGTGTTCTTGTTGGAAGCACGAATCTTGTAGATTAATTGCGACCTTGCAATGCGATGCTGTCGAGACGAATCTTAGAGATATAATTCTGACCTTTTATTCACTCTGTTGGATAGGTGGTCGTGCTCCAGTGCCTTCAGATGATGAGGAAGCGTTCAGGTACTTCTTCAGGACATCGAGGAGGACTTTTGAGTACATCTGCTCGATTGTACGGGAGGATTTGATATCGAGGCCGCCTTCTGGGCTGATCAACATTGAGGGGAGACTGCTTAGTGTGGAGAAGCAAGTAGCAATTGCCATGAGGAGGCTGGCATCTGGGGATTCGCAGGTGTCCGTTGGAGCTGCTTTTGGTGTGGGGCAGTCTACTGTTTCCCAAGTCACATGGAGGTTTATCGAGTCGATGGAAGAGAGGGCTCGGCATCATTTGGTGTGGCCGGGCCAGGAGAGGATGGAGGAGATCAAAGCTAGGTTGGAGGCTGTCTCTGGTCTACCGAATTGCTGCGGTGCCATTGATGCCACACACATTATCATGACGCTTCCTGCTGTTGAATCATCTGAAGACTGGTGTGACCCTGCGAAAAACTACAGTATGTTCCTACAAGGTATTGTTGACAATGAGATGAGGTTTATTGATATTGTCACTGGATGGCCAGGGAGCATGACATTCTCACGCTTGTTAAAATGCTCTGGGTTTTACAAGCTCTGCGAGGCTGGAAAACGCTTGAATGGTCCTGTCAGAACTTCAGGGGAGGATTCAGAAATAAGGGAATTCATTGTTGGTGACATGTGTTATCCTCTACTGCCATGGCTTATGACTCCCTACCAAGGAGAAAGTCTATCTACCCCAATGGTCAACTTTAATGCCCGGCAAAAAACTGCAAGGATGCTTGGAACAAGAGCATTGGCACGGCTGAAAGGCTCCTGGAAGATCTTGCACAAAGTCATGTGGAGGCCTGATAAAAATAAGTTACCGAGTATCATCCTGGTGTGCTGTCTGCTTCACAATATAATTCTGGACTGCAACGACAAACTGCTTCCGGATATTCAGCTTCCAGATCATCATGATTATGGTTATAATGAAGAGAACTGCCAGCAAGAGAATCCTAATGGCAAAGTAATTAGAGAGATCATTACAGGATATCTCCCGACTTATGAAGAAACATCAAACTGAATTAAGCTGGATGGAAGCATAGTTGGAGATGTGATGATGTGTCTTTGTTCTATTGTTATTTACCTCAGTTATCCCTAATGTTCATGTTCTAGTTTAATCAGATCTGCTGGTTACAGTAAAGGTTCTGCATGAATGGTGTGATTTATTCCTTCAGCAATTAGCTACTTTGAAACACATGTTGAGTTAATTTTTTCCTGATGATGACAGTCCCTATCATGTTGAGTTCCATAATGTTGCTGAGGCCAGTTGTTTTGAATCAAGGAAATCAATTGTTTTTTCGAAAATGGGCAAAGGAATCATCTTTGAGGCTCTATTGTCATTAGCtacacaattttattttatatattatacTGAATCCATGTTAGATAATTATTTAAACATGAGTTCTCCAGTCCTTTTAGTGGGTATACTGTCCATAATATGTCATGCTGTGGACAGTACTAGTCATGAATTCTTTGTTGACTCATCTTTGGTAGATTACTAGGCCACAGTTCCTATTTTATTACGTTTTGTGTTTGACATGACTGATGGTGATTTGCTGAACTTCTGAAGATAAAACTTAACATTCCATGATTTTTTTGGGGTGATTTGCTATTATTTCACTGATAAGGGTCTAAAATCCTTAAGTGGCAAGTGTTTTTATGTGTAATGAATACACCTTCTTTGATAGCACACTTGATACCCGTGAAATATTGACTCTATAGAGCATACTGATAATCTGACATCCTCTGATGTACAGGTAACTGTTTACAGCTAAGTAATACATTATAACTGTGATTTGACAAACAAACCCCTTGCATATTTCCCATGAAACGCTTATGTCCAAAATATTTCTGCCCTATCTTGCACACAGACTATAATCACAGATGCAGATAATTTCTTGACAGGCATTGGAGGGATAATATATCTTATACTCTCCATATACCTTTTTGTGCTTCTGACTTCGAGACGTGAACAGGTTACATGTGTTTCCTAATCctgttgtttcttgttccttgtTTCGAATACCATTAATGTTTACCACCCTCATGGTCATTTTATTAGTTAATGGCAAGTAAATGTGAGTTCTGTGAAGTGATTTTGTACACATGAAGATTCTCATTCCTAGGAAATAGAGTAGAATGCATCAAAGGTCCTAATATTTTTCTGGAGGTGTCAAGTTAGTCCTAATTTTGTAAAACTGCA
This region of Triticum aestivum cultivar Chinese Spring chromosome 2D, IWGSC CS RefSeq v2.1, whole genome shotgun sequence genomic DNA includes:
- the LOC123052770 gene encoding protein ANTAGONIST OF LIKE HETEROCHROMATIN PROTEIN 1 encodes the protein MGSQGSEEKATGQEQEGLEGGGRIEERSQKMAPVKKPKKAKRKISDSGETKIDDSSEAKTKDASKVKRTKSGGPLALLPADLRGPDTEWWYVFLSKHAELHKEAESGGRAPVPSDDEEAFRYFFRTSRRTFEYICSIVREDLISRPPSGLINIEGRLLSVEKQVAIAMRRLASGDSQVSVGAAFGVGQSTVSQVTWRFIESMEERARHHLVWPGQERMEEIKARLEAVSGLPNCCGAIDATHIIMTLPAVESSEDWCDPAKNYSMFLQGIVDNEMRFIDIVTGWPGSMTFSRLLKCSGFYKLCEAGKRLNGPVRTSGEDSEIREFIVGDMCYPLLPWLMTPYQGESLSTPMVNFNARQKTARMLGTRALARLKGSWKILHKVMWRPDKNKLPSIILVCCLLHNIILDCNDKLLPDIQLPDHHDYGYNEENCQQENPNGKVIREIITGYLPTYEETSN